Proteins encoded in a region of the Verrucomicrobiia bacterium genome:
- a CDS encoding nucleotide kinase domain-containing protein has translation IDLNYSELFDFSENDFTVPGPGAVRGIKKCFTSIGDHSPAEVIMWMVEHQEEEFERLGLDFKNLWGRPLHAIDCQGLFCETDKYARVKFPEVASNRVRMKAKFAENPQRVEYFFPPKWRVRR, from the coding sequence ATCGACCTCAACTATTCAGAGCTGTTTGATTTTAGTGAGAACGATTTTACCGTGCCAGGGCCAGGTGCAGTCCGTGGGATTAAGAAGTGCTTCACCAGTATTGGTGACCACTCTCCTGCAGAAGTCATTATGTGGATGGTTGAACATCAAGAAGAGGAGTTTGAAAGGTTGGGGTTGGACTTCAAAAACCTCTGGGGACGCCCGCTGCATGCGATAGACTGCCAAGGCTTGTTTTGCGAGACTGACAAATATGCGCGGGTGAAGTTTCCAGAAGTAGCGAGTAACAGGGTGAGGATGAAAGCCAAGTTTGCGGAGAACCCGCAACGCGTTGAGTATTTTTTCCCGCCAAAGTGGAGGGTACGTCGTTAA